In Helianthus annuus cultivar XRQ/B chromosome 9, HanXRQr2.0-SUNRISE, whole genome shotgun sequence, the following are encoded in one genomic region:
- the LOC110875265 gene encoding uncharacterized protein LOC110875265 encodes MTIEPRVEDLHLTTDALIISAAVGDYRMRIILVDTGSSEDIIYEHCFNRMQSEDRKLLESVHAPIKGFTGEKVDPIGQITFPVTFGQEPRERTILLTFLVVRAESYHNVIIGRFTLGKLDAIVSTARGFMKFPTPRGVATIFRDKIGEVLNAKRCRQGPTGAVGPERWVLSTRHPD; translated from the coding sequence ATGACTATTGAACCTCGCGTGGAAGATTTACACCTCACTACGGATGCCCTGATCATATCCGCTGCAGTAGGGGATTACCGCATGAGAATAATCCTAGTAGATACTGGGAGTTCAGAAGACATTATCTATGAGCATTGTTTCAATAGAATGCAGTCGGAAGACAGGAAGCTGCTTGAGTCGGTGCACGCCCCCATCAAAGGTTTTACAGGAGAAAAGGTGGACCCAATTGGTCAGATTACCTTTCCAGTTACATTTGGACAAGAACCAAGAGAAAGAACCATACTCCTAACTTTCCTCGTGGTACGCGCTGAGTCATATCACAATGTGATCATTGGAAGGTTCACTCTGGGGAAATTGGACGCAATCGTTTCTACGGCGCGAGGTTTTATGAAGTTCCCTACCCCGCGGGGTGTTGCAACAATATTTCGTGACAAGATAGGAGAGGTATTAAACGCCAAAAGATGTCGCCAAGGCCCCACCGGAGCCGTTGGTCCAGAAAGGTGGGTATTAAGCACACGCCACCCGGATTAG